A stretch of Christensenellaceae bacterium DNA encodes these proteins:
- a CDS encoding L-fuculose-phosphate aldolase, translated as MCELSYMEQRKEMLEIIKYLYDRKLTNAAGGNVSMRVADNRVLITPSMMSEHHRCRINPEDLMIIDYEGNIIEGTQKLSRESRMHTLLLKNFPEFGAVIHAHPQFTMCFAAFSKPIPSVTEATMKMGDCGVIHQAWAYTEDLAIKTNEYFMANRERAQKMGLEGILPQHGIVAAGPTLNKAYSIVERVECDAMANIFESAVRMAAAKVED; from the coding sequence ATGTGTGAATTGTCTTACATGGAACAAAGAAAAGAAATGCTAGAAATCATCAAATACCTGTACGACCGCAAGCTTACCAACGCGGCGGGAGGAAATGTTTCCATGCGCGTTGCGGACAACCGCGTATTGATCACGCCGTCGATGATGTCTGAACATCACCGTTGCCGTATCAATCCGGAAGACCTGATGATCATCGATTATGAGGGCAATATTATTGAGGGAACGCAGAAACTTTCCCGCGAAAGCAGGATGCACACGCTGCTTTTAAAGAATTTTCCGGAATTTGGAGCAGTTATCCATGCGCATCCGCAGTTCACGATGTGTTTTGCCGCTTTCAGTAAACCGATCCCTTCCGTAACGGAAGCGACGATGAAGATGGGCGACTGCGGCGTGATTCATCAGGCATGGGCCTATACGGAGGACCTCGCCATTAAAACAAACGAATATTTTATGGCAAACCGCGAGCGGGCGCAAAAGATGGGCCTGGAAGGCATTTTACCGCAGCATGGTATTGTTGCGGCAGGGCCGACGCTCAATAAGGCATACAGCATCGTAGAACGCGTGGAATGCGACGCTATGGCAAATATTTTTGAGAGCGCAGTCAGAATGGCGGCGGCAAAAGTCGAAGACTGA
- a CDS encoding DNA-binding response regulator, giving the protein MEKILVVDDESNIRSLIRKYGEFEGYEIAEAADGMEAVEMCKKHDFDMIIMDVMMPELDGFSACSKIREMGKDTPVLMLSARGEEYDKIHGFELGVDDYVVKPFSPKELMMRVRAILSRVGKNEREKQLLEFGGVVIDISAMLVYVDGVKAELSPKGYELLYYLAKNKGIALTREKLITEVWGYDFYGDDRTLDTHIKLLRSALGNYRDYIVTLRGIGYRFEA; this is encoded by the coding sequence ATGGAAAAAATCCTGGTAGTAGACGACGAAAGCAATATCCGTTCGCTGATCCGAAAATACGGCGAGTTTGAGGGATATGAAATCGCGGAAGCGGCGGATGGTATGGAAGCGGTCGAAATGTGCAAAAAGCATGATTTTGACATGATTATAATGGATGTGATGATGCCTGAGCTCGACGGTTTTTCCGCTTGCTCCAAAATTCGGGAGATGGGAAAGGATACGCCGGTGCTCATGCTTTCGGCGCGCGGCGAAGAATATGATAAGATACATGGTTTTGAACTGGGCGTCGACGATTATGTCGTCAAGCCATTTTCCCCAAAAGAGCTGATGATGCGCGTGCGCGCTATTCTATCCAGAGTGGGAAAGAATGAACGGGAAAAACAACTGCTTGAATTCGGCGGGGTTGTGATAGATATATCTGCTATGCTCGTCTACGTAGACGGTGTCAAAGCGGAATTATCGCCGAAAGGATATGAGCTTTTGTATTACCTGGCAAAAAACAAGGGGATCGCGCTCACGCGGGAAAAATTGATTACAGAAGTGTGGGGGTATGATTTTTACGGCGATGACAGAACGCTCGATACGCATATTAAGCTGTTGCGCAGCGCGCTGGGAAATTACCGTGACTATATTGTGACGTTAAGGGGAATCGGATACCGTTTTGAAGCCTAA
- the mtnA gene encoding methylthioribose-1-phosphate isomerase, whose protein sequence is MKQSIMDYDTVALDDENSALVIIDQTQLPYHTEILHLKDQKSIWDAIYLLQVRGAPAIGVAAGIGIYLAAKEIEADSFDDFYKQFAEAKKYLDSARPTAVNLSWALNRMDEVVKANKNKSIAEIKEILHQEAVRIKEEDTWVCKMIGEYGLSLLKPEMGLLTHCNAGQLATSKYGTATAPMYLGHEKGYNFHVFCDETRPLLQGARLTAYELYESGIDTTLICDNMAPSVMKKGWIDAVFVGCDRVARNGDTANKIGTSYVALAAKYYKIPFYVCAPTSTIDMNCTSGDDIHIELRPAEEVTEMWYEKRMAPKGVKVFNPAFDVTDAQNITGIVTEYGIAYAPFEESLQEIFSKKEAAAKK, encoded by the coding sequence ATGAAACAAAGTATTATGGATTACGATACCGTGGCGCTTGACGATGAAAACAGCGCGCTTGTCATCATCGATCAGACGCAGCTCCCGTATCACACGGAAATCCTGCATCTGAAAGACCAGAAGAGTATTTGGGACGCGATTTATCTGCTTCAGGTAAGAGGCGCTCCGGCCATTGGCGTTGCGGCGGGGATTGGCATTTATCTGGCGGCAAAGGAAATAGAGGCCGACAGTTTTGATGATTTTTATAAGCAGTTCGCCGAAGCAAAGAAGTACCTGGATTCCGCACGTCCGACGGCGGTCAATCTTTCATGGGCCTTAAACCGTATGGACGAGGTCGTGAAAGCAAACAAAAATAAGTCCATCGCGGAAATCAAAGAGATTTTGCATCAGGAAGCTGTAAGGATCAAAGAGGAAGACACATGGGTATGCAAGATGATCGGCGAATACGGACTGTCGCTCTTAAAGCCGGAAATGGGCCTGCTTACACATTGTAATGCAGGACAGCTCGCAACATCAAAATATGGGACCGCGACGGCGCCTATGTATCTGGGACACGAGAAAGGCTATAACTTCCATGTGTTCTGTGACGAGACGCGACCGCTTTTGCAGGGGGCGCGCCTGACTGCGTACGAGCTTTATGAATCGGGCATAGACACAACGTTGATTTGCGACAATATGGCTCCGTCCGTCATGAAAAAAGGTTGGATAGACGCTGTATTCGTAGGCTGTGACCGCGTAGCGAGGAACGGCGACACGGCAAACAAGATCGGAACTTCCTATGTTGCGCTGGCCGCGAAGTATTACAAGATTCCTTTCTATGTATGCGCGCCGACCTCCACAATAGACATGAATTGTACCAGCGGAGACGATATTCACATTGAATTGCGTCCGGCGGAGGAAGTAACGGAAATGTGGTATGAAAAGCGAATGGCTCCCAAAGGAGTCAAAGTATTCAATCCCGCGTTCGACGTAACGGACGCGCAAAATATTACGGGAATCGTCACGGAATATGGGATTGCGTACGCGCCGTTTGAAGAATCTTTACAAGAGATATTCAGTAAAAAAGAAGCTGCTGCTAAGAAATAA
- the ydjF gene encoding putative HTH-type transcriptional regulator YdjF: MLALTRKNQIRELILEKKNVTVSELAKLFSVTEETIRRDLKSLEEAGVLIRTYGGAFIQDGVVNDIKMALRENILVPNKQKIAKKCAEFIHNGDTITLDASTTAFHICNEIRHMRLTVLTDSLKIINYLAEYDNINLIATGGTLQHNYHSFIGKMARQTIREYYVDKVFVSCRSLDMTHGITEASEDIAAVRKLLIERANKVFLIADHSKFNKVSFVSICGFDKIDSIVVDEPLSSDWHEFLEEHGIDLYECEA, encoded by the coding sequence ATGCTTGCATTAACCAGGAAAAATCAGATTCGGGAATTGATTCTTGAAAAAAAGAACGTTACCGTATCAGAACTTGCCAAATTGTTTTCCGTCACCGAAGAAACGATACGCCGCGATTTGAAATCCCTTGAAGAAGCCGGCGTTCTCATCCGCACCTATGGCGGCGCGTTCATTCAGGATGGCGTTGTAAACGACATCAAGATGGCCCTTCGCGAAAATATTTTGGTTCCCAACAAACAAAAAATCGCAAAGAAATGCGCCGAATTTATTCATAACGGCGATACCATTACCCTAGATGCTTCCACCACGGCTTTCCATATCTGTAATGAGATCAGGCATATGCGGCTTACCGTACTGACGGATTCGCTAAAAATCATCAACTACCTGGCTGAGTATGATAACATCAATCTGATTGCAACCGGCGGTACGCTGCAACACAACTACCATAGCTTTATCGGTAAGATGGCCCGGCAGACCATCCGTGAATATTATGTCGATAAAGTCTTTGTTTCATGCCGCTCGCTTGATATGACGCATGGTATCACCGAGGCCAGCGAAGATATTGCTGCTGTTCGTAAACTCTTGATTGAGCGCGCCAACAAAGTTTTTTTGATCGCTGATCATTCAAAATTCAATAAGGTGTCTTTCGTGAGTATCTGCGGTTTTGATAAAATTGATTCTATCGTGGTGGATGAACCGCTCTCTTCCGACTGGCATGAGTTTTTAGAGGAGCACGGGATCGACCTTTATGAATGTGAAGCATAA
- a CDS encoding L-fuculose kinase produces the protein MNQNLALAVDLGGSGGKLFVGSLENGKAAFTPVYKFPNRIVLLKGRAYWDFLRIFDEIKTGYQIAQKAFDGKIESVAIDSWCNDYALLTKNGTMLETPRNYRDSRTEGWIERADKLMPKFEVYQKTGQQFARFETCYHLLAAMEQDGDIVKIAEDLLFVPDYLSYLLGAKKYTEYTIASVTNLYNILENKWDDDIFHAYGLRQDLFSPVVRPGDKVGRVSREICSELNTVSADIYAVGAHDTASAVAATPARGDDDFLFISSGTWSLVGAELKKPIMTRESMEAGFGNEGGVQDRVRYIRNVMGLWILQECVRIWKQQGKEYTFAGLAEMASQVRCDNIFIDPDDERLFEPTDMPAVVAELCRENGYAPQNDAELARIVTQSLACKYRYVVEKIETLTKRSYDGIHIIGGGSRNDFLNQLTADFTGKKIFAGPADATGIGNLLTQWIGRGLLKDLGEAREVCARSCEIKEYIPMCGGDMGRQYQTFLQQTKLK, from the coding sequence ATGAACCAGAACCTGGCGCTGGCGGTCGACCTTGGAGGAAGCGGCGGGAAGCTGTTTGTCGGATCGCTTGAAAACGGAAAAGCGGCTTTTACGCCTGTCTATAAGTTCCCCAACAGGATCGTACTTTTAAAAGGACGGGCGTATTGGGATTTCCTGCGGATATTTGACGAGATCAAAACGGGCTACCAAATTGCGCAAAAGGCGTTTGACGGCAAAATAGAGTCTGTTGCCATCGACTCCTGGTGTAACGATTATGCATTGCTTACAAAGAACGGTACTATGCTGGAGACGCCGCGTAATTACCGCGACAGCAGAACGGAGGGCTGGATCGAGCGCGCTGATAAACTGATGCCGAAGTTTGAAGTATATCAGAAAACGGGGCAGCAATTTGCACGCTTCGAAACGTGCTATCATCTTCTGGCGGCAATGGAACAGGACGGCGATATAGTAAAGATAGCAGAGGACCTGCTGTTTGTGCCGGATTATCTTTCCTATCTGCTTGGAGCGAAAAAGTATACGGAATATACGATCGCCAGTGTGACAAATTTATATAACATTCTCGAAAACAAATGGGACGACGATATTTTCCATGCCTATGGCCTGCGGCAAGACTTATTTTCACCGGTCGTACGCCCGGGAGATAAGGTCGGGCGGGTTTCACGCGAAATATGCAGCGAGCTAAACACGGTCTCGGCGGATATTTACGCGGTAGGCGCGCATGATACGGCGTCTGCGGTAGCGGCGACACCTGCGCGGGGCGACGATGATTTTCTGTTTATTTCCAGCGGAACCTGGTCGCTCGTTGGGGCGGAACTCAAGAAGCCGATCATGACCCGAGAAAGTATGGAAGCCGGATTTGGAAACGAGGGCGGCGTACAGGACCGTGTGCGCTATATCCGCAATGTCATGGGGCTGTGGATCCTGCAGGAGTGCGTACGTATCTGGAAGCAGCAGGGAAAGGAATATACTTTTGCCGGCTTGGCGGAAATGGCGAGCCAGGTGCGCTGCGACAACATATTCATTGATCCGGATGACGAACGGTTGTTCGAGCCTACGGATATGCCTGCGGTTGTAGCGGAGCTGTGCAGGGAAAACGGATATGCGCCTCAAAACGATGCGGAGCTTGCGCGTATTGTGACGCAAAGCCTCGCATGCAAATACCGCTATGTGGTGGAAAAAATCGAAACGCTTACAAAGCGTTCGTATGACGGGATACATATCATCGGCGGCGGAAGCCGGAATGATTTCCTAAATCAACTGACAGCTGATTTTACTGGAAAAAAGATATTTGCCGGACCGGCGGATGCGACAGGGATCGGAAATCTGCTTACACAATGGATCGGCAGAGGATTGCTCAAGGACCTGGGCGAAGCGAGGGAAGTATGCGCACGATCATGCGAGATCAAAGAATATATTCCCATGTGCGGCGGGGATATGGGCAGGCAGTATCAGACATTTTTGCAGCAAACAAAATTGAAATAG
- a CDS encoding sensor histidine kinase — translation MKISDYLKDKFIFLLFGLPIAVGIPMLLALLAADATLILFFAVILMIGVAVPLIMDYIKRNRFYKNLLELLDSLEQKNLIAEVMERPQIHECMILYDILKTANKAMLETIADYRYAQEEYREYIEMWVHEIKTPIASTKLILENHMDRVSRGIREDLGNIEELVEQVLFYSRSNTVEKDYMIRRTDLQDVVFFVARRNAQAFIEKHIRLETSLEGIKVYTDAKWIEFVLNQLFVNAIKYSDKQNAVIKVTGASGKDSVVLRIVDNGMGIPSSELGRVFDKGFTGSNGRKSGQSTGLGLYLCKKLCEKLGHGISIESTEGHGTAVAIVFPKSSMMLIQ, via the coding sequence ATGAAAATCAGCGACTATTTAAAGGATAAGTTTATATTTTTACTGTTCGGCCTGCCGATAGCTGTGGGGATTCCTATGCTTTTGGCGCTTTTGGCGGCCGACGCGACGCTGATCCTGTTCTTTGCCGTTATACTGATGATCGGGGTAGCTGTACCCTTGATTATGGACTACATAAAGCGCAATCGGTTTTATAAGAATTTGCTGGAATTATTGGATTCTCTTGAGCAGAAGAACCTGATTGCAGAGGTCATGGAGAGGCCGCAGATTCATGAGTGTATGATTTTGTACGATATTTTAAAGACCGCCAATAAAGCGATGTTGGAAACAATTGCGGACTACCGGTACGCGCAGGAAGAATACCGCGAATACATCGAGATGTGGGTGCATGAAATTAAAACGCCCATCGCCTCTACCAAATTGATTTTAGAAAACCACATGGATCGGGTATCGCGAGGAATTCGCGAAGACCTTGGCAATATAGAAGAACTGGTCGAGCAAGTATTGTTTTATTCACGCAGCAACACAGTTGAAAAGGATTATATGATCCGCCGGACAGACCTGCAGGATGTGGTGTTCTTTGTAGCGCGCAGAAATGCACAGGCTTTTATCGAAAAACATATACGTCTTGAGACATCTCTGGAAGGGATAAAAGTATATACGGATGCAAAATGGATCGAATTTGTTTTGAATCAGTTGTTTGTCAATGCGATCAAATACAGCGATAAGCAGAACGCTGTGATCAAGGTAACCGGAGCATCGGGGAAAGACAGCGTTGTCTTGCGGATAGTCGATAACGGTATGGGCATTCCGTCCAGTGAACTGGGACGCGTCTTTGACAAAGGATTTACGGGCAGCAACGGACGGAAAAGCGGACAATCCACAGGACTGGGGCTTTATTTGTGCAAAAAACTGTGTGAAAAACTCGGACATGGCATTTCTATTGAATCCACGGAGGGACATGGAACGGCGGTAGCGATTGTTTTCCCAAAAAGTTCGATGATGTTGATACAATAG
- a CDS encoding two-component sensor histidine kinase: MKPKNAKLSIKWKIFLYILLFAAVMIVLLWLSQIVFLHDFYQAIKQGEIKDAAQIIEQNIDNENIDTLIERIVHRYDVCVRIADMDGEDVYTSDIMPDCIIHKMPAFQFSILAKETEENGGSLLRIMPQIKFSGTEYDTQRFMGNVPPPDSGVVESMIYTKTITTSDGQTMLLALNSVITPVNSTVETLKVQLLYITFILIGCALIVALIISRHVGKPIIKINKAAKKLAKAEYDVRFEGEGYREIAELAATLNYAARELSKVDNLRRELIANISHDLRTPLTMITGYAEVMRDLPGENTPENVQIVIDEARRLTTLVNDVMDLSKLQSGTQAPNITSFNLTQMIRDIMLRYAKLKEQEGYRIAFESDGDIMVEADETRMGQVVYNLINNAITYAGEDKRITVRQLTKDGVVRVEVEDDGEGIAKDQLPYIWERYYKVDKTHKRASVGTGLGLSIVKGILDMHAARYGVDSVEGKGSVFWFELKIQ, from the coding sequence TTGAAGCCTAAAAACGCGAAGCTCAGTATCAAATGGAAAATTTTTCTATATATTCTGCTGTTTGCAGCCGTAATGATTGTCTTGTTATGGTTGTCACAGATTGTTTTCCTGCATGATTTTTACCAGGCGATCAAACAGGGAGAAATCAAAGATGCGGCGCAAATAATCGAGCAGAATATCGATAACGAGAACATTGATACCTTAATCGAGCGTATCGTTCACCGATACGATGTCTGCGTACGCATCGCCGATATGGACGGAGAGGACGTATACACGTCGGATATTATGCCGGATTGTATCATCCACAAAATGCCGGCTTTCCAGTTCTCAATCCTGGCAAAGGAAACAGAGGAAAACGGCGGCAGTCTTCTGCGGATTATGCCGCAGATAAAGTTTTCGGGCACCGAATACGATACGCAGCGCTTCATGGGGAATGTTCCGCCGCCGGATAGCGGGGTCGTTGAGAGCATGATTTATACCAAAACGATTACCACATCGGATGGGCAGACCATGCTGCTTGCGCTTAATTCGGTGATTACACCTGTCAATTCCACGGTGGAAACACTGAAAGTCCAGCTTTTGTATATCACTTTCATTTTGATCGGCTGCGCGCTCATTGTTGCGTTGATTATCTCAAGGCATGTGGGCAAACCGATTATAAAAATCAACAAAGCCGCGAAAAAATTAGCAAAAGCGGAATATGACGTGCGTTTTGAGGGGGAGGGCTACAGGGAAATCGCGGAGCTGGCGGCTACGCTTAATTATGCCGCGCGCGAGCTTTCCAAGGTCGATAATTTGCGGAGGGAGCTGATCGCGAATATTTCGCATGACCTGCGCACGCCGCTTACGATGATCACCGGCTACGCTGAGGTTATGCGGGATCTGCCCGGGGAAAATACGCCGGAGAATGTTCAAATTGTTATCGACGAGGCGAGACGCCTGACAACGCTGGTAAACGACGTGATGGACCTTTCCAAGCTTCAGTCGGGAACGCAGGCGCCTAATATCACTAGCTTCAACCTGACGCAGATGATACGGGACATCATGCTGCGTTATGCCAAACTGAAAGAACAGGAAGGGTATCGCATTGCCTTTGAAAGCGATGGGGACATCATGGTCGAAGCGGATGAGACGCGGATGGGCCAGGTGGTCTATAACCTGATTAACAATGCGATTACGTATGCGGGGGAAGATAAGAGGATTACGGTACGTCAGCTAACGAAAGACGGGGTCGTCAGGGTCGAAGTGGAGGACGACGGCGAGGGCATTGCGAAAGACCAGCTTCCATATATATGGGAGCGGTATTATAAAGTTGACAAGACGCACAAACGCGCGTCTGTGGGAACGGGCCTGGGGCTTTCCATTGTCAAGGGAATACTGGATATGCATGCCGCGCGTTATGGTGTAGACAGCGTGGAGGGCAAGGGAAGCGTTTTCTGGTTTGAACTGAAAATTCAGTAA
- a CDS encoding NADH:flavin oxidoreductase, translating to MSYKDTLLAPIKIGERECKNRFFVQAMECTDADADGNPTDLTYQRYENLYKGDWGLIDLEAISITQESRSRANQLMIMEKNVPALTNFMKKLKEVNKDTLCVFQLTHSGELSNPNFSRRVTVCPSYTYGGDLLSEEEVDKIMDDFVLAAKIAHDVGADGIDMKLCHGYLGSQILRPFNTRKWKYGGSWENRRRFAFDLYERISKEINDKNFLIGSKVSAWEGFPGGFGTEGPDSPIMDLTEPLDLIKGLEERGAQYIVQSAGSPSITVTLTQAEKNYPYIAYLHPYWQKEFKKVLKPETILIGSNYSVWGKGNKNLQMVDPKENTMFKVGAKNIDKGIVDMIGLGRQSFADPLLPKKLEQGQEDDIHFCTLCDNCLELLIRQERIGCCTYNKYYTDVLVNLRKEKGRLTQNHT from the coding sequence ATGAGCTATAAGGATACGCTGCTTGCGCCAATCAAGATTGGTGAAAGAGAATGTAAAAACAGATTTTTTGTACAGGCAATGGAATGTACGGATGCGGATGCGGATGGAAATCCGACAGATCTTACGTACCAGAGGTATGAGAATCTGTATAAAGGCGATTGGGGCCTTATCGACCTGGAAGCGATTTCTATCACGCAGGAGAGCCGTTCGCGCGCAAACCAGCTGATGATCATGGAGAAAAATGTTCCCGCGCTCACAAACTTCATGAAGAAACTAAAGGAAGTAAATAAAGATACGCTGTGCGTATTTCAGCTGACGCATTCCGGAGAGCTCAGTAATCCGAATTTTTCGAGAAGAGTAACGGTCTGCCCGTCTTATACCTATGGCGGAGATTTGCTTTCCGAAGAAGAGGTAGATAAAATCATGGATGACTTTGTGTTGGCGGCAAAGATCGCGCATGATGTCGGGGCGGATGGTATTGATATGAAGCTGTGCCATGGTTATCTTGGTTCACAGATCCTGCGCCCGTTTAATACGCGCAAATGGAAATACGGCGGAAGCTGGGAGAACAGGAGACGTTTTGCGTTCGATCTGTATGAAAGAATCTCGAAAGAAATTAATGATAAGAACTTCCTGATCGGTTCCAAAGTATCCGCGTGGGAAGGCTTTCCGGGCGGGTTTGGTACGGAAGGTCCGGATTCTCCGATCATGGATCTGACAGAGCCGCTTGACCTGATCAAAGGCCTCGAGGAGCGCGGAGCGCAGTATATTGTGCAGTCGGCAGGAAGCCCGTCCATCACGGTTACGCTGACACAGGCGGAAAAGAACTATCCGTATATTGCCTACCTGCATCCGTATTGGCAGAAAGAGTTTAAGAAAGTGCTGAAACCGGAAACCATTTTGATTGGTTCCAATTATTCCGTATGGGGTAAAGGAAATAAGAATCTTCAGATGGTGGACCCGAAAGAAAACACGATGTTCAAGGTAGGGGCAAAGAACATCGACAAGGGTATTGTCGATATGATCGGTCTCGGCCGTCAGTCGTTTGCTGACCCGCTTCTGCCAAAGAAACTGGAACAGGGCCAGGAAGACGATATTCATTTCTGCACCCTGTGCGACAACTGCCTGGAACTGCTGATCAGGCAGGAAAGGATCGGCTGCTGCACCTATAATAAATACTACACGGATGTGCTTGTCAATTTGCGCAAAGAAAAAGGCAGACTGACACAGAATCATACCTGA
- a CDS encoding DNA-binding response regulator yields the protein MKIIIVEDNYKIRNELQDFLQRYGYQTAVVERFRSVVDDILAEKGDLLLLDVNLPGVDGYSICRELRKTSDIPIIVVTSRNTEMDELMSMNLGADDFVTKPYNTQILLARIHSLLKRVHKSMEKVNCGSCILNLSRSVLEFEEREIELTKNEVRILHTLAMQKGNIVSREELMKDLWNDNMFVDDNTLSVNINRLRKKMEEEGLDDVIETKRGQGYLLR from the coding sequence ATGAAAATAATTATAGTCGAAGACAATTATAAAATAAGGAATGAACTTCAGGATTTTTTGCAGCGCTATGGTTATCAGACGGCGGTCGTGGAACGTTTTCGTTCCGTGGTAGATGATATTCTGGCCGAAAAAGGCGACCTGCTTTTGCTGGATGTCAATCTTCCAGGCGTAGACGGATATTCTATTTGCCGTGAACTCAGAAAGACGTCGGATATTCCGATTATTGTCGTGACCAGCCGCAACACGGAAATGGACGAGCTTATGAGCATGAATCTGGGCGCGGATGATTTTGTCACCAAGCCTTACAATACGCAGATTCTGTTGGCAAGGATCCATTCTTTGCTCAAACGCGTGCATAAAAGCATGGAAAAGGTAAATTGCGGAAGCTGCATTTTGAATTTATCCCGCAGTGTTCTGGAATTCGAAGAACGGGAAATAGAGCTGACGAAGAACGAAGTGCGTATTCTGCACACGCTTGCCATGCAAAAGGGGAATATTGTGTCGCGCGAGGAACTGATGAAAGATCTGTGGAATGACAATATGTTCGTTGACGATAATACTCTGAGCGTAAATATCAATCGGTTAAGAAAGAAAATGGAAGAAGAGGGATTGGACGACGTTATTGAAACAAAACGTGGACAAGGGTATTTACTTCGATGA
- the fruB gene encoding tagatose-6-phosphate kinase has protein sequence MINTVTLNPAMDKIIYLDALNIDCMNRIKKTEKCMGGKGTHLAYNFSLLGVENRTFGVAFGSTGKEIIDILEASGAQTKYLWYETPESRTNYLVVDNDRNCTFMAERGTTLTEEMTQELLHMMERDMQQGDILVIAGDASNVEDKEVQVKLLQMARKMGLKLYLDSSGAFMKKGIEYAPYMIKPNLEELSELVGRNVCDVNGVVEALGELPDIPVIMVSMGADGWVFRYDGKTYRGHGLKVSVGNTAGCGDALLTGLIYCLEYTQMPVREMLAFSTALSATCAMSNQTVGFDIEKAKELQRDVVIEEL, from the coding sequence ATGATCAATACAGTGACACTGAATCCTGCAATGGATAAAATTATCTATCTGGATGCGCTCAATATCGACTGCATGAACCGGATCAAAAAAACGGAGAAATGCATGGGCGGAAAAGGAACGCATCTGGCGTATAATTTTTCGCTGCTTGGGGTGGAAAACCGTACCTTTGGCGTTGCTTTCGGAAGTACCGGAAAAGAGATCATTGATATTTTAGAGGCGTCCGGTGCGCAGACAAAATATCTTTGGTATGAAACGCCTGAATCCAGAACCAACTATCTGGTAGTTGATAACGATAGAAATTGTACTTTCATGGCGGAACGCGGTACGACGCTGACGGAAGAGATGACACAAGAGCTGCTGCATATGATGGAACGGGATATGCAGCAAGGCGATATTCTTGTGATCGCGGGCGACGCTTCGAATGTAGAGGATAAGGAGGTGCAGGTAAAGCTGCTGCAGATGGCCAGGAAAATGGGCCTCAAGCTTTATCTGGACAGCTCAGGCGCTTTTATGAAAAAGGGAATAGAATATGCGCCTTATATGATTAAACCAAACCTGGAAGAACTGTCAGAGCTCGTGGGGCGGAACGTATGTGACGTTAACGGCGTGGTAGAGGCGCTGGGCGAGCTGCCGGATATTCCTGTTATCATGGTTTCCATGGGGGCGGACGGCTGGGTATTCCGTTATGATGGAAAAACTTACCGTGGGCATGGCCTTAAGGTATCGGTCGGAAATACGGCAGGCTGCGGCGACGCGTTGCTTACAGGCCTTATTTACTGCCTGGAATATACGCAGATGCCTGTGCGGGAAATGCTTGCGTTTTCAACAGCACTTTCCGCAACCTGCGCAATGAGTAACCAGACAGTCGGCTTTGACATTGAAAAGGCCAAAGAGCTGCAGAGAGACGTCGTAATCGAAGAATTATAA